One Setaria viridis chromosome 5, Setaria_viridis_v4.0, whole genome shotgun sequence genomic region harbors:
- the LOC117858839 gene encoding uncharacterized protein codes for MAIVFVPHMMIFSDDDDLIAQWWEEEEEEEEEEEESGDDDLIVILMLADMDYERHKKKHHSSVPGREVVSRDMSSGNLHIVVDYFADPPIYNATFFRRFRMSRDLFLRIVDGVEEHDDYFRQKPNAADLLGATALQKVFGSFRMLAYDVPADSMDEVVRLAESTIVEAFHHFVRAVIEVFGEQYLRPPTIEDIARLLAINTKRGWPGLPGSLNDVNVLQRSPLFQRLTSGTAPPVEYMLNGNKYTMGYYLADGIYPSWATFVKSCRSPQGNKKVHFTKAREAVRNDVERAFGVLQARFAMVRRPARFWVKNTLWYIMTTAVIMHNMIIENER; via the exons ATGGCTATAGTATTTGTGCCTCACATG ATGATCTTCTCCGATGATGATGACCTCATTGCTCAGTggtgggaggaagaggaagaggaggaggaagaagaagaggagtcAGGCGATGACGATCTCATTGTAATTCTTATGCTTGCTGACATGGACTATGAGAGACACAAGAAGAAGCATCATAGTTCAGTCCCAGGACGTGAGGTAGTTTCGAGGGACATGTCTAGTGGCAATCTGCACATTGTGGTTGATTATTTTGCAGATCCTCCAATATACAATGCAACATTCTTTAGGAGGTTCAGAATGTCAAGAGACCTCTTCTTACGTATCGTTGATGGTGTGGAGGAACATGATGACTATTTTAGACAAAAACCAAATGCAGCAGATCTTCTCGGTGCCACGGCATTACAGAAGGTGTTTGGGTCATTTCGCATGCTGGCATATGATGTTCCAGCTGATTCAATGGATGAAGTTGTGAGGCTTGCTGAGAGCACCATAGTAGAGGCTTTTCACCACTTTGTGCGGGCTGTGATTGAGGTGTTTGGGGAACAATACTTGAGGCCACCTACTATTGAGGACATTGCAAGATTGTTGGCCATTAACACTAAGAGGGGATGGCCTG GTCTACCGGGCTCTTTAAATGATGTCAATGTTTTGCAGAGATCACCATTATTTCAAAGGCTAACTTCAGGGACTGCACCACCTGTTGAGTACATGCTCAATGGTAACAAGTATACCATGGGATACTATCTTGCAGATGGGATCTACCCTTCTTGGGCGACTTTTGTGAAGAGCTGTAGGAGTCCACAAGGCAATAAGAAAGTCCATTTCACAAAAGCACGAGAAGCGGTGAGGAATGATGTGGAGAGAGCATTTGGTGTTCTACAAGCGCGCTTTGCCATGGTGAGGAGGCCTGCTAGATTTTGGGTTAAGAACACTCTATGGTATATAATGACAACTGCTGTTATCAtgcataacatgatcattgaaAATGAGAGATAA
- the LOC117858840 gene encoding uncharacterized protein, producing MGRAPCCEKVGLKKGRWTKEEDEILGRYIKEHGEGSWRSLPKNAGLLRCGKSCRLRWINYLRADLKRGNISEEEEEMIIKLHATLGNRWSLIAGHLPGRTDNEIKNYWNSHLSRRAADFRDGVVVNVDLSKLPGGGKRRGGRASRGIMAAAKAGKEKKVKEKEKDKGKNKAAEAEQQLKLEEEDMAVSTPSSHSQPCATDKSGEEQAQASASGVTSDDGPEEDPLALSEEMMSALLGPVSPKLEVGPDGSGMDSDSGPSSLVVDSESGPGGPTGDVAQELGENDKAIMDWDLMGLDISTAGDMWDPLVWDYADMDIVVPDGGHQQQQEDVVSDLFFLDNM from the exons ATGGGGAGGGCGCCGTGCTGCGAGAAGGTGGGGCTGAAGAAGGGGAGGTGGACGAAGGAGGAGGACGAGATCCTGGGGAGGTACATCAAGGAGCACGGGGAAGGGTCATGGAGATCGCTGCCCAAGAATGCTG GGCTGCTGCGGTGCGGGAAGAGCTGCAGGCTGCGGTGGATCAACTACCTGAGGGCGGATCTCAAGAGGGGGAACatctcggaggaggaggaggagatgatcaTCAAGCTCCACGCCACCCTTGGCAACAG GTGGTCCCTGATCGCCGGCCACTTGCCCGGCCGGacggacaacgagatcaagaactactggaacTCGCACCTGAGCAGGCGGGCGGCCGACTTCCgcgacggcgtcgtcgtcaACGTCGACCTCAGCaagctccccggcggcggcaagcggcgcggcggccgggctaGCCGCGGCATCATGGCTGCCGCCAAGGCGGGCAAGGAGAAGAAGGTgaaggagaaagagaaggaCAAGGGGAAGAACAAGGCTGCAGAAGCGGAGCAGCAGCTCAAGCTCGAGGAGGAGGACATGGCCGTGTCGACACCGAGCTCTCACTCCCAGCCGTGCGCCACTGACAAGAGCGGCGAGGAGCAAGCGCAGGCCAGCGCCAGTGGCGTCACCTCTGATGATGGGCCCGAGGAGGACCCGCTGGCCCTGAGCGAGGAGATGATGAGTGCGCTTCTGGGCCCAGTAAGCCCAAAGCTGGAGGTGGGCCCGGACGGCTCGGGCATGGACAGTGACAGTGGCCCGTCGTCCCTGGTCGTGGACAGCGAGAGTGGGCCTGGTGGGCCTACGGGGGACGTGGCCCAAGAGCTGGGCGAGAACGACAAGGCCATCATGGACTGGGACTTGATGGGGCTGGACATCTCGACCGCCGGTGACATGTGGGACCCCCTGGTGTGGGACTACGCTGACATGGACATCGTGGTCCCGGATGGtgggcaccagcagcagcaggaggacgtGGTGTCAGACCTCTTCTTCCTGGACAACATGTAG
- the LOC117858755 gene encoding uncharacterized protein isoform X2 has product MASFNEENRAAPQREEASFQGKYGGISPKKPLINKDHERAYFDSADWVLGKQGASSNSAKVPAAETLKPKLQRTAYHQLPPRRPACTSE; this is encoded by the exons ATGGCAAGCTTCAACGAAGAGAATAGAGCAGCTCCGCAGAGGGAGGAG gcatctttccagggcAAGTACGGCGGCATTTCGCCCAAGAAGCCCCTCATCAATAAG GACCATGAGCGCGCCTACTTCGACTCGGCAGATTGGGTCCTCGGCAAG CAAGGCGCGAGCAGCAACAGCGCGAAGGTCCCAGCCGCGGAGACCCTCAAGCCCAAGCTCCAG cgGACGGCGTACCACCAGCTTCCGCCGCGAAGGCCCGCGTGCACGTCGGAGTAG
- the LOC117858755 gene encoding uncharacterized protein isoform X1, which produces MASFNEENRAAPQREEASFQGKYGGISPKKPLINKDHERAYFDSADWVLGKQQGASSNSAKVPAAETLKPKLQRTAYHQLPPRRPACTSE; this is translated from the exons ATGGCAAGCTTCAACGAAGAGAATAGAGCAGCTCCGCAGAGGGAGGAG gcatctttccagggcAAGTACGGCGGCATTTCGCCCAAGAAGCCCCTCATCAATAAG GACCATGAGCGCGCCTACTTCGACTCGGCAGATTGGGTCCTCGGCAAG CAGCAAGGCGCGAGCAGCAACAGCGCGAAGGTCCCAGCCGCGGAGACCCTCAAGCCCAAGCTCCAG cgGACGGCGTACCACCAGCTTCCGCCGCGAAGGCCCGCGTGCACGTCGGAGTAG
- the LOC117857954 gene encoding kinetochore protein NDC80 homolog, producing MCCLSSLLRPFQTRYTIPNFARYHKGLSKKRTILQGLSRKNENSIPLPPLHSKNPKPPPKISRSAATMRRGGGGGGGAGRRLPKSSLALSALDATPALDSSAIPIRNLDSAFSRRDSDAASLCSSRPASSVGVGVGAGPNFSDRATQAAALRIVNGYLSPAVTLRGPLPAARDIQAALRLLLERIDFPPNEATFEDDLIQALRLLGCPHKITRSALKAPGTPHSWPPLLSVLHWLTLFAQYSDADASSAAEAPPNDLLLYTTQGYCHFLSGDDDAVEALDEEYLSKARMDGEAAVAKVRALEKDVQELEAEVNKLTSGPLRREALEAQKEALTADVHKFEAVVKTWKTKIDERDEALVDLEKELEAKVLDAQCTAAENQELLKKVDAQALNVRDMERMHREMLAIERDIANAENGKAALEDKAWELDAKLVTKLEELEGLAEQCNQALKRLKPGIDFQYMINSKGSSPAEMLGPGYKTVLKPALMAHAEENKRITVSNLAESVDLQKQLQGSAKILEEEKSNISTLQARHDKMVARLNLLDGEITNDDSRCTAEARRMKDELEKKYNAIRSVEKEADEFLKNSEKRLQDAILKNDEETQAAATELLQLLESIAEHKEFMEATIAQRRKELYEAADYIASLASKTSSPSPHV from the exons ATGTGCTGCCTTTCGTCTCTCCTGCGGCCTTTCCAAACTCGATACACGATACCCAATTTTGCCAGATATCACAAGGGCCTTTCCAAGAAAAGAACGATATTACAAGGGCTTTCACGCAAAAACGAAAACTCCATTCCACTGCCGCCGCTCCATTCCAAAAATCCAAAACCTCCCCCCAAAATCTCAAGATCCGCGGCGACCATgcgccgtggtggcggcgggggcggcggcgccggccggcggctcccCAAGTCCTCCCTGGCGCTCTCCGCGCTCGATGCCACCCCGGCGCTGGACTCCAGCGCCATCCCCATCCGCAACCTCGACTCCGCCTTCTCCCGCCGCGACTCCGACGCCGCCAGCCTCTGCAGCAGCCGCCCCGCTTCCTCCGTCGGCGTgggcgtcggcgccggcccCAACTTCTCCGACCGGGCCACGCAGGCCGCCGCGCTCCGCATCGTCAACGGCTACCTCTCCCCCGCCGTCACGCTCCGCGGGCCGCTCCCCGCCGCGCGTGACATCCAGGccgcgctccgcctcctcctcgagcgCATCGACTTCCCCCCCAATGAGGCCACCTTCGAGGACGACCTCATCCAGGCCCTCCGCTTGCTGGGATGCCCCCACAAGATCACCCGCTCCGCGCTCAAGGCCCCCGGCACCCCGCACTCGtggccgccgctcctctccgTACTGCACTGGCTCACCCTCTTCGCCCAGTACTCCGATGCGGATGCCTCTTCCGCCGCCGAAGCCCCACCCAACGACCTGCTGCTCTACACCACCCAGGGCTACTGCCACTTCTTgtcgggggacgacgacgctgTCGAAGCCCTCGACGAGGAGTACCTCTCCAAAGCCCGGATGGACGGTGAGGCTGCCGTTGCAAAAGTCCGTGCTCTGGAGAAGGATGTGCAGGAATTGGAGGCCGAGGTGAATAAGCTCACCTCTGGTCCCTTGCGGCGGGAGGCACTGGAGGCACAGAAGGAGGCCTTAACTGCAGACGTTCACAAGTTTGAGGCGGTGGTGAAGACCTGGAAAACTAAGATCGACGAAAGGGACGAGGCGTTGGTGGATCTGGAAAAGGAGTTGGAGGCAAAAGTGTTGGATGCCCAATGCACTGCTGCTGAAAACCaggagctgctgaagaaggtgGATGCTCAGGCGTTGAATGTGAGGGATATGGAGAGAATGCACAGGGAGATGCTGGCGATTGAACGTGACATTGCCAATGCTGAAAATGGGAAAGCGGCACTGGAGGATAAGGCCTGGGAGCTTGACGCTAAGCTGGTTACCAAGCTCGAGGAGCTTGAGGGACTTGCCGAGCAATGCAACCAAGCCCTCAAAAG GTTGAAACCTGGTATTGATTTTCAGTACATGATAAATTCAAAAGGATCCTCACCTGCGGAGATGCTAGGCCCTGGTTACAAAACAGTATTGAAACCTGCACTTATGGCTCATGCAGAGGAGAACAAAAGGATCACTGTCTCAAATCTTGCAGAGTCAGTTGATCTACAAAAGCAGTTGCAAGGAAGTGCTAAAATCCTGGAGGAGGAAAAGAGTAATATTTCCACTCTCCAGGCTAGACATGACAAG ATGGTTGCTCGTTTGAATTTGCTGGATGGTGAAATCACAAATGATGACTCAAGATGCACAGCTGAGGCTAGACGCATGAAAGATGAGTTGGAGAAAAAGTACAATGCGATAAGGTCGGTGGAAAAGGAGGCAGACGAATTTTTGAAG AATtcagagaagaggcttcaagatGCAATACTAAAAAATGATGAAGAAACTCAGGCAGCTGCTACCGAGTTGCTGCAACTTCTTGAATCCATCGCTGAGCATAAAGAGTTCATGGAAGCAACGATTGctcagaggaggaaggagcttTATGAAGCTGCAGATTATATAGCCTCTTTGGCATCCAAGACATCATCGCCCAGTCCTCATGTCTGA
- the LOC117857955 gene encoding uncharacterized protein, with protein sequence MGNLVSQCVVASGAGARPVVVAPDGSRTRVEEHTGVAELMIDAPGHVVARASDVTRERRVRPMAADELLHAGEVYLLVPAGRAGARLGDREVQAIGLLVSGKKKSRKNRPAGGKRVFPMVVNGEEDAVEGKEAACAGKRAQDHHGLGPRQWRPVLDTIYEA encoded by the coding sequence ATGGGTAACCTTGTCTCGCAGTGCGTCGTcgcgagcggcgccggcgcgcggccCGTGGTCGTGGCGCCGGACGGCAGCCGGACAAGGGTGGAGGAGCACACAGGGGTCGCCGAGCTGATGATCGACGCGCCGGGGCACGTGGTGGCTCGCGCCTCTGACGTGAcgagggagcggcgggtgcggccGATGGCGGCCGACGAGCTCCTGCACGCCGGCGAGGTGTACCTCCTCGTGCCTGCCGGGCGTGCCGGGGCGCGGCTGGGGGACCGTGAGGTCCAGGCCATCGGGCTGTTGGTCTCGGGGAAGAAGAAATCGAGGAAGAACAGGCCCGCCGGCGGCAAGAGGGTCTTCCCGATGGTGGTCAACGGCGAGGAGGACGCGGTCGAAGGAAAAGAGGCTGCGTGTGCCGGTAAACGGGCCCAGGATCATCATGGGCTTGGGCCCAGGCAGTGGAGGCCCGTCCTGGATACCATCTACGAGGCCTAG